CATCGTCACCAATCATACTGGCTTTGCTACTTGAAATATTACATTTATTCAAGGAGTGAATCTACATGAGATATATCAAGGCTACTGAAATTCTCCCAAAAGAATTGGTTGAAAAATTGCAAGATTTTGTGCAAGGTGAATACATTTACATTCCCGCAATAAAAGAGCAACATAAAGAATGGGGAGAAATATCCGGTTCTCGTGAAGAGATTGATAAGCGAAATAGTGAAATAATACAAGCCTATACATCTGGTAATACGATTCAAGAACTTG
Above is a genomic segment from Paenibacillus sp. HWE-109 containing:
- a CDS encoding CD3324 family protein; this encodes MRYIKATEILPKELVEKLQDFVQGEYIYIPAIKEQHKEWGEISGSREEIDKRNSEIIQAYTSGNTIQELADSYYLSVYAIRKIIYNK